From Methanocalculus natronophilus, one genomic window encodes:
- a CDS encoding type II toxin-antitoxin system MqsA family antitoxin produces the protein MTQPIKRQEEEKTMKCAICKSGETRPGMTTITFEREGFTLVVKEVPAEICMNCGEDYVDETNTHEIMALAERIAENGTLIDVRRYVPGSVTC, from the coding sequence ATGACGCAACCGATAAAAAGACAGGAGGAGGAGAAGACGATGAAGTGCGCTATTTGTAAGAGTGGAGAGACACGGCCCGGTATGACCACGATCACCTTCGAGCGGGAAGGGTTCACTCTGGTGGTAAAAGAAGTCCCGGCAGAGATCTGCATGAATTGCGGCGAGGATTATGTGGATGAGACGAACACCCATGAAATCATGGCGTTGGCTGAGCGGATTGCAGAAAATGGCACCCTTATCGATGTCCGCAGGTATGTTCCCGGTTCTGTAACCTGTTGA
- a CDS encoding TIGR03768 family metallophosphoesterase, with protein sequence MHHFKAGFLLALLFVIFLTVAGCTAPSSQLPDDGEPDYPIDSVVLTTVDRTVLPVPVPSTSPAVGPDQIESFSEYGYGVWEFGEGLEHEKRLDLMPEGYTPASDTTTEKLLTFFAMADVHITDKESPAQAVYYGYKWGVISGYSPAMLYTTHIFDAAVQTANALHKENPYDFGIFVGDAINSGQYNELRWYIDVLDGRIVNPSSGDRNDPIPGPLNDYQDEYRAAGLDESIRCYQVLGNHDHFWMGLFPPDDYIKSAMTGSEVLELGNIFVDPLRLKSRGYYMGAIDGRTPYGDIIGAGPVASFPDGPPTVTADKDRRFISRTEWIDEFFSSSLSPQGHGFSQSARTTGFACYSFEPRSDVPIKVIVLDNTQRDDDPSENTSGFGSIDQERYDWLVQELESGQAEGKLMIIAAHIPIVINENEGSLSSVMKWSEYAAVSDLDLIAKLHTYPNLVAWISGHRHQNTVIPIKSPDAERPELGFWQVETASLREFPQQFRNFEFVYNSDNTLSIFTTNVDPAVRDGSPAAKSRSYAIAAQQIFKAPVEMMPSGAYNAELLVQLTPEMQEILQKR encoded by the coding sequence ATGCATCATTTCAAAGCAGGTTTTCTCCTCGCTCTTCTGTTTGTGATCTTCCTCACTGTAGCGGGATGTACTGCTCCCAGCTCCCAGCTCCCGGATGATGGTGAACCGGATTATCCGATAGACTCCGTGGTCCTGACAACCGTTGACAGAACCGTTCTTCCTGTCCCTGTTCCATCAACGTCGCCTGCCGTGGGCCCGGATCAGATTGAAAGCTTTTCAGAGTACGGGTATGGCGTCTGGGAGTTTGGGGAGGGGCTGGAGCATGAGAAGAGACTGGATCTCATGCCTGAAGGATACACTCCTGCATCAGATACCACTACAGAGAAACTTCTTACCTTCTTTGCCATGGCCGATGTCCATATCACCGACAAAGAGTCTCCTGCACAGGCGGTCTATTATGGCTATAAATGGGGTGTCATTTCAGGATACTCTCCGGCTATGCTGTATACCACCCATATCTTCGATGCAGCAGTCCAGACGGCAAATGCCCTTCATAAAGAGAATCCATATGACTTTGGCATATTCGTAGGTGATGCAATTAACAGCGGCCAGTACAATGAACTGCGATGGTATATCGATGTACTTGACGGCAGGATAGTCAACCCCTCCTCCGGCGACAGGAATGATCCAATCCCCGGTCCTCTCAATGATTACCAGGATGAATACCGTGCAGCCGGTCTTGATGAATCGATCAGATGTTATCAGGTTCTCGGCAACCACGATCACTTCTGGATGGGTCTCTTCCCTCCGGATGATTATATCAAAAGTGCCATGACCGGCTCTGAAGTGCTCGAATTAGGTAATATCTTCGTTGACCCTCTCCGCCTCAAAAGCCGTGGCTACTATATGGGCGCAATCGATGGCCGGACACCCTATGGTGATATTATCGGTGCAGGGCCTGTTGCCAGCTTCCCTGACGGTCCCCCGACAGTCACAGCCGACAAAGATCGCCGTTTCATCTCGAGAACAGAGTGGATCGATGAATTTTTCTCCTCCTCTTTAAGCCCACAAGGGCATGGATTTAGCCAGTCCGCCAGAACAACGGGATTTGCCTGTTATTCATTCGAACCGCGATCAGATGTTCCGATAAAGGTCATTGTGCTTGATAATACCCAAAGGGACGATGATCCCAGTGAAAACACCTCCGGATTTGGTTCTATCGATCAGGAGCGGTATGACTGGCTTGTGCAGGAGCTCGAGAGTGGCCAGGCTGAAGGAAAGCTCATGATCATCGCAGCCCATATCCCGATAGTCATCAATGAGAATGAAGGTAGTCTCAGCTCAGTCATGAAATGGAGCGAGTATGCTGCGGTATCTGATCTTGATCTGATAGCCAAACTCCATACCTATCCAAATCTCGTGGCATGGATCTCGGGCCATCGGCATCAAAATACCGTGATACCTATCAAGTCTCCGGATGCTGAACGTCCAGAACTCGGGTTCTGGCAGGTTGAAACCGCATCACTGCGGGAGTTCCCTCAGCAGTTCCGGAACTTCGAGTTCGTTTACAACAGCGACAATACGCTCTCAATCTTCACGACCAATGTTGATCCGGCGGTCAGAGACGGTTCCCCCGCTGCAAAATCGCGTTCGTATGCTATTGCAGCCCAACAGATATTCAAAGCTCCAGTAGAGATGATGCCAAGTGGTGCCTATAATGCAGAACTTCTTGTTCAACTGACCCCGGAGATGCAGGAGATCCTCCAGAAGAGATAA